The Filimonas lacunae genomic sequence ACAATATCGCAGGTATGAGCGATGAAGTAACCGAGCTGGTAAAAAAAGGAAAAAAGTTTGTGCAGGACTTAGGTTCACAAGCTAAAGAAGCTACTTTATAACAAAGTAGCTTCTTTAGTCCCATCATTCATCATTAATAACCAGGCCCCCTAATCATTGCCATGGAAACACAAGAACAATTCTTTAAAGAATCAGGCGAGAAAATACAGGAATATGTACAAGACCGGCTTTTATTGCTGAAACTGAAAACAGTAGAAAAAATCTCCAAACTGGTGGCAGTAATGTTTGCCGTGCTGGTAGTGGCCGTACTTGTCTTTTTCATATTCCTGTTTTTAAGCATTATGGCCGGTTATTATTTCGCAGAACTAACGCATAGCATGTTCTTAGGCTTTGGCATAGTATCTGCCATTTACATCATTATACTGGTTACATTGATTGCATTGCGCAAAAGCGTTTTGGAGCGTATGATTACCAACACTGTTATCAATATCCTTTTTGATGATAAAGACCAGGAAGATGACAATGATAGTATTAACACCACAAACGCGAGCCATGAGTAAAAAATATAACCTGGGGCATATTAATAACCTGGATGATTTACAAAAGGAGATGAGACTGGTAAACACCAGGATTAAGCAGCAGGAAGGTGATTTAAAAAACAGGTGGGAGCGTTTGCCGCAAGAAACCATTAAAGCAACACTGGGCAGCATTATTCCTTTTTTTCTAAGGAATAAAGTGGCTGGTACCACCTGGTCGCTGATTAAAAACGCTGTTAGCCTGATATCGGGAAGTAAAGCGAAGAAAGAAGACGCAGGTGACTGGAAAAGCTTTTTAGTGGGTAATGCCAAACAACTGGGAGTGATGGCCATTTTAAGAGGAGCTATGAACCTGATTTCTAAAAAGCGATCCTGACAAAAAGATGCCAATTCTTTTATTCATTATATAAATTTTAACCTCTATGAGAAGCATTTTGTATTTAATAGCCGTAATACTCATTATCGGCTGGTTACTCGGTGTATTTGTGTATTCTGCCACGGGACTTATTCATGTGCTGTTGGTATTGGCCATTATTTCATTACTGTTACAATTAATTGGTGGAAGTAGGTGAAGAAAATTTTTCGAACATCTTTTAAAGTACTCTTATGGATATTAGGAACCGTGCTGTTCCTGGTAGTATTAGTACTTATCCTTATCCAGGTGCCTGCTGTGCAACAGTTTGCCAAAAACAAGGTAGTGGCCTTTTTAGAAAAAAAACTAAAAACCAGGGTATCTATCGGGCGCCTGGATATTAACTTTCCCAAGCGCATTGTACTGGAACATGTTTATTTTGAGGATCAGAAAAAAGATACGCTGCTGGCCGGCGATACCATAAGGGTAGATATAGCTATGCTTAAACTGCTGCATAGTGAAGTAGCGTTAAGCTACCTGGAGCTAAATGGTATTACGGCACATATCTATCGCCTGAAACCTGATACTGTTTTTAACTACGATTATATTATAAAAGCCTTTGCCGGCGAACAAAAGAAAACTACGCCCGACACCAGTGGTAGTACCATGAAGTTTCAACTGGGCGAGATAGTGCTGAAAAGGATCAATGCCACTTTTCATGATGATGTAACCGGTAATGATGCCCGCCTTGGATTGGGCAACTTTCACACAGAGATCAGCACCTTCGATTTAGATAAGATGGTGTTTGCTATTCCTGATATAGCTGTAAGCAATGTATACGCCAGCGTGCGGCAATATAAGCCGCTGGTGATAGTAAATCCTTTGCCGGATCCTACAGTCGATACGGTTACCACAGCAACTACTCCCATTACCATAAAGCTGGATAAAATAGGATTTAGTGTTATTGAAGCAGCTTATAATAACGAAGTATCCTATATGGATGCTGCCATAAAGCTGGGCAGGATGAACATTGTAACAGAAGATATTAACCTGGAAAAAATGTGGATGCGGCTGCGCCAGTTTGAGCTGAGCGATACCCGCGCCACTGTACATATAGGCAAAACAGGCCCGGTGTTAAAAGGCAAGCAAACCCTGCAACAACCAGGACAAACAGATACGGCACAGGCGGTACCCTGGCGGTTTGAGCTGGCCGACCTGGGGCTGGTAAATAACAGTATTCAATACGATGATGATAATAGTCCTGCCATTAAAAGGGGTATGGACTATAGCCATATGGCCATAGACCAGCTTACAATAGATGCCGGCAACCTGGTGCTATCGTCTGATACTTACCAGGCTAACATACGCCAGGTATCTATGCGTGAGAAAAGTGGCTTTGTGCTGCAGCAGATGAAAGGGGAAGTGGCTTATACTGATAAGCAGGCTATGATTAAGGGGCTGTTAATGAAAACCAATGCTTCTGAAATTAACAACGACCTGCTGGTCACCTACGCTTCGGCTAAGGAATTAATGGCACATCCTGGTGAAGCCAATATAGATCTCAACCTGGATAAAACGCATATTGCTGTTAGTGATATCATTACACTGGTACCTGCAATGGAACCACAGTTAAAAAACTACCGCAAAAATGTATTGCATGTAACAGCTATAGCCAAAGGTCCGGTAAAGAATATTGACATCAATAACTTTGAAGCCAGCGGCCTGGGCACTACTTCTGTAAAGGTGGCCGGGCATATACAGGGATTACCGGAAGCGCAGAAAGCTTATTACAATATACAATTAGCACGCTTTAACACCACTGCTAAAGATATTAATGGCATAGTGCCACCTAATGCCATGCCGGCCAATGTGCGCATACCCGAATCAATGGCATTGAAAGGAAGCTTTAAAGGCACCATGCAGGATTTTACCACTGCCTTACAAGGTAAAACCACCCGTGGTGGTGTAAATGTAATGGCGGTGATGAAAGGCAACGGCAAGTTTTATGATGTAAAAGCTGCCCTGGATAAAGTAGACCTGGGTTATATATTAAAGCAGGAAAAAAATGTAGGAACCATTACGCTGAGTGCCAATGCCAAAGGCAGTGGCTTTGATTATAAAAAAATGGATGGCGTTGCCAGCATTAAACTGGTACAGGCCGATGTAAAAGGCTATACCTATCACAACCTGCTTTTGAATGCCAAAGTACACAAAGGAGTGGTAGAAGCTACTTCTGAAATGAATGATGACAATATCCGTTTTCAATTACAGGCCACGGCAGATGTAGTGCCGCAATATCCGGCAGTGCAACTGACGCTGCAACTGGATACGCTGGACCTCAATGCCCTGCATCTGGTAAAAGATACTTTGCAAATGCATGGTGTGGTGAAAGCCGATTTTGAAAGCACCAATCCAGATTCTTTGTTGGGCAAATTGCAGGTATATGATATAAATGTGCTGAGAAATGCACAACGTTACCAGCCAGATACTTTGAGTGTAAATGCTACACAGGAAGCTAATGCGCAAAGGCTGGAACTACGTTCAGAAATGGCAGACGTAACTTTACAGGGGCAATATAAGTTAACCGAGATAGGCACAGCCTTACAACATACCATCAGCAGGTATTACCAGTTACCAGGTTTTAAGGATACCGCCTTTACCGCACAAAACTGGACGCTGGACATGCATCTGCGTCCTTCACCGCTGGTGTTACAATTAATGCCCAATGTTAAAGGCACCGACTCTATAGCAGGATTGATACAATATAACAGTGCAGAAGAAAAACTGAACCTGGATGTGAATGCCCCTAAGCTGCAATATGGCAGCTGGGTGGTAAGCGGGGCTAATATCAATGCTGCTACTGATGAAAAACTCAATTACAATATCTTTGCGGTGAATGCACGCAGTGGCAGTATGCAAATTTACCAGCCTTCCGTAAAAGGATATGTAGATAGCAGCATGTTGGCCACCACCATTACCCTCAAAGATGTCAAAGGAAAAGACTATTACAAAATAGGTGCTACGGCACAACAGGTAACGGATGGCATTAAAGCAGCTTTAATGCCCGATAGCCTGGTGTTGAATCACGATAAATGGCAGGTAGCATCCGATAATTTTATCCAGTACGATTCAACAGGGATACTCGTAAACAATTTTACTATCAGCAATAATAATCAGTCGCTTTCCATTAACAGTACCCAAAAAACAGCGAATGCACCTGTAGAGGTGAAGTTTGAAAACTTCCGCATCAAAACGCTCTCCGATTTTGTAAAAAGCGATTCGCTGGCGCTGGATGGTACTATAGAAGGTAAAGCAGTTGTTAAAGACATTACTACTAATCCGGTATTTACTTCCGATATCACCGTTAAAAACTTTACCTACAATCAGGATACAGTAGGTAATATACTGGTGAAGGTAGATAATGAAACTGCCAACGCTTATAACGCCAATGTAAAAATAGAAGGCCATAATAACAATGTGCAGTTGCAGGGTAAATATTATACGGGTGAAAGCCGTAT encodes the following:
- a CDS encoding phage holin family protein, which gives rise to METQEQFFKESGEKIQEYVQDRLLLLKLKTVEKISKLVAVMFAVLVVAVLVFFIFLFLSIMAGYYFAELTHSMFLGFGIVSAIYIIILVTLIALRKSVLERMITNTVINILFDDKDQEDDNDSINTTNASHE
- a CDS encoding lmo0937 family membrane protein, whose amino-acid sequence is MRSILYLIAVILIIGWLLGVFVYSATGLIHVLLVLAIISLLLQLIGGSR
- a CDS encoding translocation/assembly module TamB domain-containing protein, translated to MKKIFRTSFKVLLWILGTVLFLVVLVLILIQVPAVQQFAKNKVVAFLEKKLKTRVSIGRLDINFPKRIVLEHVYFEDQKKDTLLAGDTIRVDIAMLKLLHSEVALSYLELNGITAHIYRLKPDTVFNYDYIIKAFAGEQKKTTPDTSGSTMKFQLGEIVLKRINATFHDDVTGNDARLGLGNFHTEISTFDLDKMVFAIPDIAVSNVYASVRQYKPLVIVNPLPDPTVDTVTTATTPITIKLDKIGFSVIEAAYNNEVSYMDAAIKLGRMNIVTEDINLEKMWMRLRQFELSDTRATVHIGKTGPVLKGKQTLQQPGQTDTAQAVPWRFELADLGLVNNSIQYDDDNSPAIKRGMDYSHMAIDQLTIDAGNLVLSSDTYQANIRQVSMREKSGFVLQQMKGEVAYTDKQAMIKGLLMKTNASEINNDLLVTYASAKELMAHPGEANIDLNLDKTHIAVSDIITLVPAMEPQLKNYRKNVLHVTAIAKGPVKNIDINNFEASGLGTTSVKVAGHIQGLPEAQKAYYNIQLARFNTTAKDINGIVPPNAMPANVRIPESMALKGSFKGTMQDFTTALQGKTTRGGVNVMAVMKGNGKFYDVKAALDKVDLGYILKQEKNVGTITLSANAKGSGFDYKKMDGVASIKLVQADVKGYTYHNLLLNAKVHKGVVEATSEMNDDNIRFQLQATADVVPQYPAVQLTLQLDTLDLNALHLVKDTLQMHGVVKADFESTNPDSLLGKLQVYDINVLRNAQRYQPDTLSVNATQEANAQRLELRSEMADVTLQGQYKLTEIGTALQHTISRYYQLPGFKDTAFTAQNWTLDMHLRPSPLVLQLMPNVKGTDSIAGLIQYNSAEEKLNLDVNAPKLQYGSWVVSGANINAATDEKLNYNIFAVNARSGSMQIYQPSVKGYVDSSMLATTITLKDVKGKDYYKIGATAQQVTDGIKAALMPDSLVLNHDKWQVASDNFIQYDSTGILVNNFTISNNNQSLSINSTQKTANAPVEVKFENFRIKTLSDFVKSDSLALDGTIEGKAVVKDITTNPVFTSDITVKNFTYNQDTVGNILVKVDNETANAYNANVKIEGHNNNVQLQGKYYTGESRMDLRLDINNLELSSIKPFSMGQLQDAKGSMKGKVTMSGTLNKPKIAGTIGFSDAVITPTITGEPLLLKNESISVNNEGLKFNRFTLVDSAGNKAVVSGGIYTSDLKNFRFETDLRARNFRVVNAQQATDRLFYGKLNIDTDIKLRGTMDAPSVNGSLKVNKETNFVLVLPSSDPELVDRQGVVQFVDKDHPTDTLVTTSALDSLTNQTPLKGMDVNMDITTDSTAAFTLIIDERNGDALTLRGRADLAGGIDESGKMSLTGSYELSQGAYQLSLSVLKRKFDIQKGSTITWTGDPTSAQVDITAAYSTNTPSIDLMASQVAGRSQTEQNRYKEKLPFQVLLKMKGELLKPEITFDITLPDAELAQWPEVDTKLQQVRNDPSELNKQVFAVLLLNRFVQEDPLQSDAGGTTAANIAKQSASKILTDQLNRLTGSLIKGVELSFDLNTDQDYTTGVEQDRTELNVGVSKKILNDRLRVNVGSNFELEGPANTNRETSNIAGDVSVDYQLSKDGRYMLRAYRKNQYEAVVEGQVIETGLSFILTYDYNQFKELFTGRKERRQRRKTIRQQNKNTEQTKNNSTNGAADSKPENKQ